Proteins from one Embleya scabrispora genomic window:
- a CDS encoding FAD-dependent monooxygenase, translated as MRIAVIGGGPGGLYFAALAKQLSPASEITLWERNAPDDVFGFGVVFSDETLDGIAQADPEIFAAMSEGFARWTDVDVRYGGRTLTSGGHGFAALGRERLLRILQERCAALGIDLRYRTEAPPVDELARTHDVVVASDGVRSAVRERYADVFRPDLDERGCRYMWLGTDKVFDAFTFIVDKHDFGVVQVHAYPFDDRRSTFIVELAEDAWRRGGFAEFAGRELPRGASDEAGIARCEALLAEHLDGHRLIPNNSRWIRFTTVRNATWHHENVVLLGDAAHTAHFSIGSGTKLAMEDALALAACLNEHADIPTALTAYEAERKPVVAATQRAAQASLEWFENIDRAVGQAPEQFAFNLLTRSRRVTHANLSERDPAFVAQVDAAFTAGRPDRVDAAPMFQPFRLGSVRLRNRVVVPPMATYAAVDGFPGPFEAAHLGALALGGASLVFAGMTAVLPNGRATAACPGLWSDAQETAWRDVVTRVREQVPNGPLLGIQLTHAGRRAAGSVPDADGTWAPLGPKGWPTVAASAIAWDADGDFRPREADRADLDAITAAFAAAAARADRAGFDALELQYGHGHLLSGFLSPLTNLREDEYGGSLAGRLRFPIEVLSAVRAVWPSNKPLVVRISASDWAEGGTTEDEAVRIARALAAAGADAIDVSSGEVVPYERPAYGRGYQTPFADLIRNATGVPTIAVGAISTYDDVNSILLAGRADLCAVGRAHLYDPLWTLHAAADQGYAGPGAPWPNAWRPGSRKPPGAGSDRVPPRLHLSRAQVETVPRRWRPETDTRLVAAPGRG; from the coding sequence GTGCGCATAGCAGTCATCGGCGGCGGGCCGGGCGGGTTGTACTTCGCCGCCCTCGCCAAGCAGCTCTCGCCGGCGTCGGAGATCACCCTGTGGGAGCGCAACGCACCCGACGACGTGTTCGGCTTCGGCGTGGTGTTCTCCGACGAGACCCTGGACGGCATCGCCCAGGCAGACCCGGAGATCTTCGCCGCGATGTCCGAGGGCTTCGCCCGCTGGACCGACGTCGACGTGCGCTACGGCGGACGCACCCTGACCTCGGGCGGGCACGGGTTCGCCGCGCTCGGCCGGGAGCGGCTGTTGCGCATCCTCCAGGAGCGCTGCGCGGCGCTCGGCATCGACCTGCGCTACCGCACCGAGGCCCCGCCCGTGGACGAACTGGCGCGCACACACGATGTGGTGGTCGCCTCCGACGGCGTGCGCTCCGCCGTGCGCGAGCGCTACGCGGACGTGTTCCGGCCCGACCTGGACGAGCGCGGCTGCCGCTACATGTGGCTGGGTACGGACAAGGTCTTCGACGCGTTCACCTTCATCGTCGACAAGCACGACTTCGGCGTGGTGCAGGTGCACGCGTATCCGTTCGACGACCGGCGCAGCACGTTCATCGTGGAGCTGGCCGAAGACGCCTGGCGGCGCGGCGGCTTCGCCGAGTTCGCCGGTCGCGAGCTGCCGCGCGGGGCCAGTGACGAGGCGGGCATCGCGCGCTGCGAGGCGCTGCTGGCCGAACACCTGGACGGACACCGGCTGATCCCGAACAACTCGCGGTGGATCCGGTTCACCACGGTGCGCAACGCCACCTGGCACCACGAGAACGTGGTCCTGCTCGGCGACGCCGCACACACCGCGCACTTCTCCATCGGCTCGGGCACCAAGCTCGCCATGGAGGACGCCCTCGCCCTGGCCGCGTGCCTGAACGAACACGCCGACATCCCGACCGCGCTCACCGCCTACGAGGCCGAGCGCAAGCCGGTGGTGGCCGCCACCCAGCGCGCCGCCCAGGCCAGCCTGGAATGGTTCGAGAACATCGACCGGGCGGTCGGCCAGGCGCCCGAGCAGTTCGCCTTCAACCTGCTCACCCGCAGCCGCCGGGTCACCCACGCCAACCTGTCCGAGCGCGACCCGGCGTTCGTGGCGCAGGTGGACGCGGCGTTCACCGCCGGGCGACCGGACCGGGTGGACGCGGCGCCGATGTTCCAACCCTTCCGGCTCGGCTCGGTCCGGCTGCGCAACCGCGTGGTGGTCCCGCCGATGGCCACCTACGCGGCCGTGGACGGCTTCCCCGGCCCGTTCGAGGCCGCCCACCTGGGTGCGCTCGCGCTCGGCGGGGCGAGCCTGGTCTTCGCCGGGATGACCGCCGTACTGCCCAACGGCCGCGCCACCGCCGCCTGTCCGGGCCTGTGGTCCGACGCGCAGGAGACGGCCTGGCGCGACGTGGTCACCCGGGTGCGCGAACAGGTCCCGAACGGACCCCTGTTGGGCATCCAGCTCACCCACGCCGGGCGGCGCGCGGCCGGTTCGGTGCCGGACGCCGACGGCACGTGGGCGCCGCTGGGTCCGAAAGGTTGGCCGACCGTGGCCGCGTCCGCGATCGCCTGGGACGCCGACGGCGACTTCCGCCCGCGCGAGGCGGACCGGGCCGATCTGGACGCGATCACCGCCGCGTTCGCCGCCGCCGCCGCACGCGCCGACCGGGCGGGCTTCGACGCGCTGGAACTCCAGTACGGACACGGCCATCTGCTCTCCGGCTTCCTGTCCCCGCTGACCAACCTGCGCGAGGACGAATACGGCGGCTCGCTCGCCGGTCGACTGCGCTTCCCGATCGAGGTGTTGTCCGCCGTGCGGGCGGTGTGGCCGAGCAACAAGCCGCTGGTGGTGCGGATCTCGGCGAGCGACTGGGCCGAGGGCGGCACCACCGAGGACGAGGCGGTACGGATCGCCCGGGCGCTCGCGGCGGCCGGCGCGGACGCCATCGACGTGTCCTCGGGCGAGGTCGTGCCGTATGAGCGACCCGCCTACGGACGCGGCTACCAGACGCCGTTCGCCGACCTGATCCGCAACGCGACCGGTGTGCCGACCATCGCGGTCGGCGCCATCTCCACCTACGACGACGTCAACTCGATCCTGCTCGCGGGCCGGGCGGACCTGTGCGCGGTGGGCCGCGCGCACCTGTACGACCCGCTGTGGACGCTGCACGCCGCCGCCGACCAGGGCTACGCCGGACCGGGCGCGCCCTGGCCGAACGCCTGGCGGCCGGGCAGCCGCAAACCGCCCGGCGCGGGTAGTGATCGGGTGCCGCCGCGGCTGCACCTGTCGCGCGCACAGGTCGAGACCGTGCCGAGGCGGTGGCGACCGGAAACCGACACCCGCCTGGTCGCCGCACCCGGCCGGGGGTGA
- a CDS encoding TetR-like C-terminal domain-containing protein, which yields MDGSATPTDVALRVRPRQGPLRPGRRLEAILERDRARGEQPPTLERTTDALPAPLYHRAVFTDDPLTPEWTHTLVSHLLPD from the coding sequence GTGGACGGGTCCGCGACCCCCACCGATGTCGCGCTGCGCGTACGACCTCGCCAAGGACCTCTGCGACCCGGACGCCGGTTGGAGGCCATCCTCGAACGCGACCGGGCCCGAGGCGAACAGCCCCCGACCCTGGAACGCACCACGGACGCCCTGCCGGCCCCCCTGTACCACCGAGCCGTCTTCACCGACGACCCCCTCACCCCCGAATGGACCCACACCCTCGTCTCCCACCTCCTACCGGACTGA
- a CDS encoding acyl-CoA thioesterase has product MPEDSPTGPADLPSVVVERRVEWQDTDAAGHYHHSAVQRWVEAAEAVLLRRLGVGDLFGRIPRVHFEADYLERLWFGEAAYIRLRIDRVGTSSLHYSFEVRGEHGVAATGRLSVVHCPPDHKGASPWPDEVRTALSRGGPQRPESYT; this is encoded by the coding sequence ATGCCCGAAGACAGCCCGACCGGCCCGGCCGACCTGCCCTCCGTCGTGGTCGAGCGCCGCGTCGAGTGGCAGGACACCGACGCGGCCGGCCACTACCACCACTCGGCCGTGCAGCGCTGGGTCGAGGCGGCCGAGGCGGTGCTGCTGCGCCGACTGGGTGTGGGCGACCTGTTCGGCCGGATCCCCCGGGTGCACTTCGAGGCGGACTACCTCGAACGCCTGTGGTTCGGCGAGGCCGCGTACATCCGGCTGCGGATCGATCGGGTGGGTACCAGTTCGCTGCACTACTCGTTCGAGGTGCGGGGCGAGCACGGCGTGGCCGCGACCGGCCGGCTGTCCGTCGTGCACTGCCCGCCGGACCACAAGGGCGCGTCGCCGTGGCCGGACGAGGTCAGGACCGCGCTGTCCCGGGGCGGCCCGCAGCGTCCGGAGTCCTACACCTGA
- a CDS encoding fumarylacetoacetate hydrolase family protein, translated as MRLVTYTVGDSSPRLGAEDGAHVTDLAALAAAAGVELPGDLLSFIRAGADALDTARELLAGAPADRPAGTVHPTGEVRLLAPLRPGKIIGIGLNYVEHVAESNRTLDTAKELPERPVLFGKPATAVTGPGAPILHNADLTAQLDWECELAVVIGRTAYKVSEADAWDHVFGYSIMNDISARDQRRSGQWFFSKGQDSYAPFGPAVVTADEIPDAQALDLSLRVNGDVKQKSNTRHMLFDIPRLIADISSGMTLEPGDVISTGSPSGVGAAQVPPQYLRPGDVVEATVERIGTLTNPVIDAR; from the coding sequence ATGCGCCTGGTCACCTACACCGTCGGCGACTCGTCGCCCCGCCTGGGCGCCGAGGACGGCGCGCACGTGACGGACCTGGCCGCCCTGGCCGCCGCCGCGGGCGTCGAACTCCCCGGCGACCTGCTGTCGTTCATCCGGGCGGGCGCCGACGCGCTCGACACCGCGCGCGAACTGCTCGCCGGCGCGCCGGCCGACCGCCCGGCCGGGACCGTGCACCCCACCGGCGAGGTGCGGCTGCTCGCGCCGCTGCGCCCCGGGAAGATCATCGGCATCGGGCTCAACTACGTCGAGCACGTGGCCGAGTCCAACCGCACGCTCGACACCGCGAAGGAACTCCCGGAGCGACCGGTGCTGTTCGGAAAGCCCGCCACCGCGGTGACCGGCCCGGGCGCCCCGATCCTGCACAACGCTGACCTGACCGCACAGCTCGACTGGGAATGCGAACTCGCCGTGGTGATCGGCCGAACCGCCTACAAGGTGAGCGAAGCCGACGCGTGGGACCACGTGTTCGGCTACAGCATCATGAACGACATCAGCGCCCGGGACCAGCGCCGCTCCGGGCAGTGGTTCTTCTCCAAGGGCCAGGACTCCTACGCCCCGTTCGGCCCGGCCGTGGTCACCGCCGACGAGATCCCCGACGCCCAGGCCCTCGACCTGTCGCTGCGGGTCAACGGCGACGTCAAGCAGAAGTCCAACACCCGGCACATGTTGTTCGACATCCCTCGGCTGATCGCCGACATCTCGTCCGGGATGACCCTGGAGCCCGGCGACGTGATCTCCACCGGCTCGCCGTCCGGGGTCGGCGCGGCCCAGGTCCCGCCGCAATACCTGCGACCGGGCGACGTGGTCGAGGCGACCGTCGAGCGCATCGGCACGCTGACCAACCCGGTGATCGACGCCCGCTGA
- a CDS encoding SGNH/GDSL hydrolase family protein gives MPRTIAAVAAAVAAAAVGIVAPSAQAAPATTYATNYAALGDSYSSGVGTGSYLPDSGSCKRSAKSYPALWNQAHPGGTFAFAACSGAKTADVRSSQLSVLNSATQLVTISIGGNDAGFVSTITTCVLSSDSECAAAVNKAKTYATTTLPGDLDATYAQIRAKAPNARLVVLGYPRLFELGSCFLGLSQAKRTVINQAADTLDEVTRQRASAANADFADVRSRFAGHGVCASNAWVNGVSLPIEESYHPTTSGQSQGYLPALQAVVGVRAH, from the coding sequence ATGCCTCGCACCATCGCCGCGGTGGCCGCAGCCGTGGCCGCAGCCGCCGTCGGCATCGTCGCACCGAGCGCCCAGGCCGCGCCCGCGACGACCTACGCCACGAACTACGCCGCCCTGGGCGACTCGTACAGTTCCGGGGTCGGTACCGGCTCCTATCTGCCGGACAGCGGCTCGTGCAAGCGCAGCGCCAAGTCCTATCCCGCCCTGTGGAATCAGGCCCACCCGGGCGGCACCTTCGCCTTCGCCGCCTGTTCCGGCGCCAAGACCGCCGACGTACGCTCCAGCCAACTGTCCGTCCTGAACAGCGCCACGCAGTTGGTGACCATCAGCATCGGCGGCAACGACGCCGGATTCGTCAGCACCATCACCACCTGCGTGCTCAGTTCGGACAGCGAGTGCGCCGCCGCCGTGAACAAGGCCAAGACGTACGCGACCACCACCCTGCCCGGCGACCTCGACGCCACCTACGCCCAGATCCGGGCCAAGGCCCCCAACGCCCGGCTCGTCGTGCTCGGTTACCCGCGACTGTTCGAACTCGGCTCGTGCTTCCTGGGCTTGAGCCAGGCCAAGCGCACCGTGATCAACCAGGCCGCCGACACGCTGGACGAGGTCACCCGCCAGCGCGCGAGCGCCGCCAACGCCGATTTCGCCGACGTACGCTCCCGGTTCGCCGGACACGGAGTCTGTGCGTCCAACGCCTGGGTCAACGGCGTCTCCTTGCCGATCGAGGAGTCGTACCACCCCACGACTTCGGGCCAGAGCCAGGGCTACCTGCCCGCACTCCAGGCCGTGGTGGGCGTGCGCGCGCACTAG
- a CDS encoding cupin domain-containing protein, with product MTTQDDNMLGRARVTDTPELSAYYAELADREAGALWTVANEIEPWYPQPKSVPTLWRYAELRPLVRKALDLVKADDAGRRVVMLVNPGRRDISAAAGLLYTGLQIMGPGESMTAHRHQAAALRFVLEGTGAWTIVDGEKLRVGARDFAITPNGTWHEHGNESDDTPVIWQDGLDIPLVNALDAGFYEVHPDVYQVPGKVVNSSVLTYGGNLVPYGIERWTRPYSPLLAWPWEPTYQALLDLAKASEGSPYDGLIMEYTNPATGGSVMPTMSAHIQLLRAGQATKAHRHTGSVVYTAAKGHGVSIVAGRRFEWHEGDVFAVPAWAWHEHANLDQGEDAVLFSFNDFPVMRSLGFFREEAYADNDGHQPTPAG from the coding sequence ATGACCACCCAGGACGACAACATGCTGGGCCGGGCCCGAGTCACCGACACCCCGGAACTGAGCGCCTACTACGCCGAATTGGCCGACCGCGAGGCCGGCGCGCTGTGGACCGTGGCAAACGAGATCGAACCCTGGTACCCGCAGCCCAAGTCGGTACCCACACTGTGGCGCTACGCCGAACTGCGCCCGCTGGTGCGCAAGGCGCTCGACCTGGTCAAGGCCGACGACGCCGGCCGCCGAGTGGTCATGCTGGTCAACCCCGGCCGCCGGGACATCAGCGCCGCCGCGGGCCTGCTGTACACCGGCCTGCAGATCATGGGGCCCGGCGAGTCGATGACCGCGCACCGCCACCAGGCCGCCGCGCTGCGGTTCGTCCTGGAAGGCACCGGCGCCTGGACGATCGTCGACGGCGAGAAACTGCGGGTCGGCGCCCGCGACTTCGCGATCACCCCGAACGGGACCTGGCACGAGCACGGCAACGAGTCCGACGACACGCCGGTGATCTGGCAGGACGGCCTGGACATTCCGCTGGTCAACGCGCTCGACGCGGGCTTCTACGAGGTCCACCCGGACGTCTACCAGGTGCCCGGCAAGGTGGTGAACTCCTCCGTCCTGACCTACGGCGGCAACCTCGTCCCGTACGGCATCGAACGGTGGACCCGGCCCTACTCGCCGCTGCTCGCCTGGCCATGGGAGCCCACCTACCAGGCGCTGCTCGACCTGGCCAAGGCGAGCGAGGGATCGCCGTACGACGGCCTGATCATGGAGTACACCAACCCCGCCACCGGCGGCTCGGTGATGCCCACGATGAGCGCGCACATCCAACTCCTGCGCGCCGGCCAGGCGACGAAGGCACACCGGCACACCGGCTCGGTCGTGTACACCGCGGCCAAGGGCCACGGCGTCTCGATCGTGGCCGGACGGCGGTTCGAATGGCACGAGGGCGACGTCTTCGCGGTGCCCGCGTGGGCCTGGCACGAGCACGCCAACCTCGACCAGGGCGAGGACGCGGTGCTGTTCTCGTTCAACGACTTCCCCGTGATGCGCTCGCTGGGCTTCTTCCGCGAAGAGGCGTACGCCGACAACGACGGCCACCAGCCGACGCCGGCCGGCTGA
- a CDS encoding DUF6247 family protein, translating into MNDRTPHRTIHVGGPTHPTPAELRTELPDDLRMDFEEAYQDALAEANANGTLRPLADTLATWQAELARHRAPTADRVAPADATRSTVGCAPGHSMSPVLE; encoded by the coding sequence ATGAACGACCGGACACCCCACCGCACCATCCACGTCGGCGGCCCGACCCACCCGACCCCCGCCGAACTCCGCACCGAACTCCCCGACGACCTGCGCATGGACTTCGAGGAGGCGTATCAGGACGCCCTGGCCGAGGCCAACGCCAACGGCACCCTGCGACCGTTGGCCGACACCCTCGCGACCTGGCAGGCCGAACTCGCCCGCCACCGCGCCCCGACCGCCGACCGGGTCGCACCGGCCGACGCGACCCGATCCACCGTCGGGTGCGCTCCCGGCCACTCGATGTCACCCGTGCTCGAGTAG
- the glmS gene encoding glutamine--fructose-6-phosphate transaminase (isomerizing), translating to MCGIVGYIGAQQAAPILLEGLGRLEYRGYDSAGIAVLGARGTVKVVRRVGRVHALAAAVPARTAGRVGIGHTRWATHGAPSEANAHPQPSADGRIQVVHNGIIDNAAELRARLATEGVDLASDTDTEVLAHLIAGAARTRDTLEAAVLAALAQVTGTYAIAVVDTATPDRIVVARNGSPLVIGVGEREMFVASDVSALVRHTSSVVHLEDGELASVTATGFRTFTRERDDVAKTPTTVELTVEELELAGHDHFMHKEIHEQPSSVERMLGGRLDDRFGSARLDGLRMELRELRGFRRVKVLGCGSAYYVGQLGATLIEDLARVPADAEPASEFRYRNPVIEPDTLYVAVSQSGETADTLFAVREIQRKGGRVVGLVNVVGSSIARQCDGGIYLHAGPEVSVASTKALTHMAVGFALLALALGRVHDLSHADGARILAGLQALPGQIAEILADEAGIAEAGRRLADARSLFFIGRVRGYPVAREAAQKFKEITYRHAEAYPSSELKHGPLALIDADLPTVAVIPDDDLVERNLAAAHEIRARGGRLTVITHPGVDLGDLEADRITVPRNERELDPILLTIPTQLLAYHAARALGEDIDRPRNLAKSVTVE from the coding sequence ATGTGTGGAATTGTCGGATACATCGGCGCCCAGCAGGCCGCCCCCATCCTGCTCGAAGGCCTGGGACGACTGGAGTACCGCGGCTACGACTCGGCCGGCATCGCGGTGCTCGGCGCGCGTGGCACGGTCAAGGTGGTCCGCCGGGTGGGCCGCGTGCACGCGCTCGCCGCCGCCGTGCCGGCCAGGACCGCCGGGCGGGTCGGCATCGGGCACACCCGCTGGGCCACCCACGGCGCGCCCTCGGAGGCCAACGCCCACCCGCAGCCCTCCGCCGACGGCCGGATCCAGGTCGTCCACAACGGCATCATCGACAACGCGGCCGAACTGCGCGCCCGCCTGGCGACCGAGGGCGTCGACCTCGCGTCGGACACCGACACCGAGGTCCTGGCCCACCTGATCGCCGGCGCGGCGCGAACGCGGGACACCCTGGAGGCCGCCGTCCTGGCCGCGCTCGCGCAGGTGACCGGGACGTACGCCATCGCCGTCGTGGACACCGCGACGCCGGACCGGATAGTGGTGGCCCGCAACGGCTCGCCGCTCGTGATCGGCGTCGGCGAGCGCGAGATGTTCGTGGCCAGCGACGTGTCCGCCCTGGTCCGGCACACCAGTTCGGTCGTACACCTGGAAGACGGCGAACTGGCGAGCGTGACCGCCACCGGCTTTCGCACCTTCACCCGCGAGCGGGACGACGTCGCCAAGACGCCCACCACGGTCGAACTCACCGTCGAGGAACTCGAACTCGCGGGCCACGACCACTTCATGCACAAGGAGATCCACGAACAGCCCTCCTCCGTGGAGCGCATGCTCGGCGGCCGGCTCGACGACCGGTTCGGCTCGGCCCGCCTCGACGGCCTGCGGATGGAGTTGCGCGAGCTGCGCGGATTCCGCCGGGTCAAGGTGCTCGGCTGCGGATCGGCGTACTACGTGGGCCAGTTGGGTGCGACGCTGATCGAGGACCTGGCCCGGGTGCCCGCCGATGCCGAGCCCGCGTCGGAGTTCCGCTACCGCAATCCGGTGATCGAACCGGACACGCTCTACGTCGCGGTCAGCCAGTCCGGCGAGACCGCCGACACGCTTTTCGCGGTTCGCGAGATCCAGCGCAAGGGTGGCCGGGTGGTCGGGTTGGTCAACGTGGTCGGCTCGTCCATCGCGCGCCAGTGCGACGGGGGGATCTATCTGCACGCCGGGCCGGAGGTCTCGGTCGCCTCGACCAAGGCGCTGACCCATATGGCGGTCGGTTTCGCGCTGCTCGCGCTCGCGCTCGGTCGGGTACACGACCTCTCGCACGCGGACGGCGCGCGGATCCTGGCCGGCCTCCAGGCGCTGCCCGGCCAGATCGCCGAGATCCTGGCGGACGAGGCAGGCATCGCCGAGGCGGGCCGACGGCTCGCGGACGCGCGCAGCCTGTTCTTCATCGGCCGGGTCCGGGGCTATCCGGTGGCGCGCGAGGCGGCGCAGAAGTTCAAGGAGATCACCTACCGGCACGCCGAGGCGTACCCGAGCAGCGAACTCAAGCACGGGCCGCTCGCGCTGATCGACGCCGACCTGCCGACCGTGGCCGTCATCCCGGACGACGACCTGGTGGAGCGCAACCTCGCGGCCGCACACGAGATCCGCGCGCGCGGCGGCCGGCTGACCGTGATCACCCACCCGGGGGTCGACCTCGGCGACTTGGAGGCCGACCGGATCACCGTGCCCCGCAACGAGCGCGAACTCGACCCGATCCTGCTCACCATCCCCACCCAACTGCTCGCGTACCACGCGGCCCGAGCCCTCGGCGAGGACATCGACCGCCCCCGCAACCTGGCCAAGTCGGTCACGGTCGAATAG
- a CDS encoding AMP-binding protein — MELSRSAHVDTFCRDRLPPAEQWPELRFELPELRYPTRLNCARVLLDDTIDRLGPERRCLVTLDEQWSYGDLRTRADQVARVLTEDLGLVPGNRVLLRGPNNPWLVACWFGVLKAGGVAVTTMPLLRAHELTTLCEIGRPTVALCDHRFMDELTVAAVPGLTAVAYGGDTADDLTRRCATKSADFEAVDTAADDVALIAFTSGTTGRPKATMHFHRDVLANSDTFSRHILKPTPDDLFAGTPPLGFTFGLGGLVVFPLHVGAATLLLEHATPERLARIIAEHGVTVLFTAPTAYRAIMAAGLADLLRGLRRCVSAGETLPAETWHDLHAATGIELIDGIGATELLHVFVSAADADIRPGATGRAVPGFEAVVLDGDGKPVPDGTPGQLAVKGPTGCRYLDDPRQLGYVRDGWNITGDTYIRDADGYLWYQARSDDMIISSGYNIAGPEVEVALAAHPDVAECGVVGAPDPRRGLIVKAYVVLREGVAADADTAERIQSYVKSTIAPYKYPRAVEFVAALPRTGNGKLRRAELRAWAANAGEPAPNSLAPKAS, encoded by the coding sequence ATGGAGCTGTCCCGTTCCGCTCACGTCGACACGTTCTGTCGTGATCGATTGCCACCTGCCGAGCAGTGGCCCGAACTGCGTTTCGAACTACCGGAATTGCGCTACCCGACCCGGCTGAACTGCGCCCGGGTCCTGCTCGACGACACCATCGATCGGCTCGGTCCGGAACGACGGTGTCTGGTCACCCTGGACGAGCAGTGGAGCTACGGCGACCTGCGCACCAGGGCCGATCAGGTCGCCCGGGTGCTGACTGAAGACCTCGGCCTGGTGCCGGGCAACCGCGTCCTGCTGCGCGGTCCGAACAACCCGTGGCTGGTCGCCTGCTGGTTCGGCGTGCTCAAGGCCGGCGGCGTCGCGGTGACCACGATGCCGCTGCTGCGGGCGCACGAGTTGACCACGCTGTGCGAGATCGGCCGGCCCACGGTCGCGCTGTGCGACCACCGCTTCATGGACGAACTGACCGTCGCGGCCGTCCCCGGCCTGACCGCCGTGGCCTACGGGGGCGACACGGCCGACGACCTGACCCGGCGCTGCGCGACCAAGAGCGCCGACTTCGAGGCCGTGGACACCGCCGCCGACGACGTGGCGCTGATCGCGTTCACCTCCGGCACCACCGGTCGGCCCAAGGCCACCATGCACTTCCACCGCGACGTGTTGGCCAACTCCGACACCTTCTCCCGGCACATCCTCAAGCCCACCCCTGACGACCTGTTCGCGGGTACCCCGCCGCTCGGCTTCACCTTCGGCCTCGGCGGCCTGGTGGTCTTCCCGCTGCACGTCGGCGCGGCCACCCTGCTGCTCGAACACGCCACCCCCGAGCGGCTGGCCCGGATCATCGCCGAGCACGGCGTCACGGTGCTGTTCACCGCGCCGACCGCGTACCGGGCGATCATGGCCGCGGGCCTGGCCGATCTCCTCCGGGGCCTGCGGCGCTGCGTGTCGGCGGGCGAGACGCTGCCCGCGGAGACCTGGCACGACCTGCACGCGGCCACCGGCATCGAACTGATCGACGGCATCGGCGCGACCGAGCTGCTGCACGTGTTCGTCTCCGCCGCCGACGCGGACATCCGGCCCGGCGCGACGGGGCGGGCCGTACCCGGCTTCGAGGCCGTCGTGCTGGACGGCGACGGCAAGCCGGTCCCCGACGGCACGCCGGGGCAGCTTGCGGTCAAGGGCCCGACCGGGTGCCGCTACCTGGACGACCCGCGCCAGCTCGGCTACGTACGCGACGGCTGGAACATCACCGGCGACACCTACATCCGGGACGCCGACGGCTACCTCTGGTACCAGGCGCGCAGCGACGACATGATCATCTCCTCCGGTTACAACATCGCCGGTCCCGAGGTCGAGGTGGCCCTGGCCGCACACCCCGACGTCGCCGAGTGCGGCGTGGTCGGCGCGCCGGATCCCCGCCGCGGGCTGATCGTCAAGGCGTACGTCGTGCTGCGCGAGGGGGTCGCGGCCGACGCGGACACCGCCGAGCGCATCCAGTCCTACGTCAAGAGCACGATCGCGCCGTACAAGTACCCGCGCGCCGTCGAGTTCGTGGCCGCCCTGCCCCGCACCGGCAACGGCAAGCTGCGCCGCGCCGAACTGCGCGCCTGGGCGGCCAACGCCGGCGAACCGGCCCCGAACTCCCTTGCCCCAAAAGCCTCGTGA
- a CDS encoding carbon-nitrogen hydrolase family protein — protein MTGPTPPIVLTGAQRDNPPRFKAAAVQAAPVYLDAAATVAKAVALIREAAGNGAELIVFPEAFVPGYPYWNWTMNPVQGSPWYERLYRSSVDVPGPHVETLRAAARAVGAVVVIGVNERGPHSMGVLYNTMLTIDADGELIGVHRKLVPTWAEKLTWTGGDGSSLRVHPTGIGPLGVLACGENTNTLARFTLLAQGELVHAASYIALPVAPADYDMADAIAVRTAAHSFEGKVFSVVACSTISPEIVDAIAGDDDEVRKQLGRERSAYSGVFGPDGRPVGEPLIDDEGIVYADIDLAKCIQPKQMHDIVGHYNRFDVFALNVDNRPRSPITFTHDPAAAPPPAPAAIPVPEEET, from the coding sequence ATGACAGGTCCCACCCCGCCGATCGTGCTCACCGGCGCACAACGCGACAACCCGCCCCGGTTCAAGGCCGCCGCCGTCCAGGCCGCGCCGGTCTATCTGGACGCGGCCGCCACCGTGGCCAAGGCGGTCGCACTGATCCGCGAGGCCGCCGGCAACGGCGCCGAACTGATCGTCTTCCCCGAGGCGTTCGTCCCCGGATACCCGTACTGGAACTGGACGATGAACCCGGTCCAGGGCTCGCCCTGGTACGAACGCCTGTACCGGTCCTCGGTGGACGTGCCGGGCCCGCACGTGGAAACGCTGCGCGCGGCGGCCCGGGCGGTCGGCGCGGTGGTGGTGATCGGCGTCAACGAGCGCGGCCCGCACAGCATGGGCGTGCTGTACAACACCATGCTGACCATCGACGCCGACGGCGAACTGATCGGGGTGCACCGCAAGCTGGTGCCCACCTGGGCGGAGAAGCTGACCTGGACCGGCGGCGACGGCAGTTCGCTGCGCGTGCACCCGACCGGGATCGGCCCGCTCGGCGTGCTCGCCTGCGGGGAGAACACCAACACCCTGGCCCGCTTCACCCTGCTCGCCCAGGGCGAACTCGTGCACGCCGCGAGCTACATCGCGCTGCCCGTGGCGCCCGCCGACTACGACATGGCCGACGCGATCGCGGTCCGCACCGCCGCGCACAGCTTCGAGGGCAAGGTCTTCTCGGTGGTCGCCTGCTCGACCATCTCACCCGAGATCGTCGACGCCATCGCCGGCGACGACGACGAGGTGCGCAAGCAGCTGGGCCGCGAACGCAGCGCCTACTCCGGCGTGTTCGGCCCGGACGGGCGCCCCGTCGGCGAACCCCTGATCGACGACGAGGGCATCGTCTACGCCGACATCGACCTCGCCAAGTGCATCCAGCCCAAGCAGATGCACGACATCGTCGGCCACTACAACCGCTTCGACGTCTTCGCGCTGAACGTGGACAACCGGCCCCGGTCCCCGATCACGTTCACCCACGACCCCGCCGCCGCACCGCCCCCCGCCCCCGCCGCGATCCCCGTACCCGAGGAGGAGACATGA